The genomic stretch TTGAACTGTGCAACAGTAGGACTGCTCTCTTGACATTTTGAAGTCCACTGTGGTAGATGTGCTATATGTTCTGCAACTGAATTCAAACAAAACTTGTCTGATTTCAAAGTCTTTGTCTGTAAACACTGGAGGTCACAGGATAAACAATGACTTGGTTTTGACATGTGTCACTGGTAAGATTGACTCAGAGGACTTGCATTAGCTGATATAGATGAACAACTATCATGACAAAAAGGCAaatatataaatggaataaaataagaaatacactttttttttggtttgttttttgtttgtttttttaggaacTCAGCTTTAAAACCCACGTCCGCGTTCAGGATCTGTTTGTGTTACATGGGCTGGCACTCCCTAGTCTTGGGAAGTGAATGTGATGAATGCTGGATGCATTAAGAAGCTGTTTACAGCGCTGCAAACCGACTGTGGGCCTGTGTGTGTTATAATTACATTGGTGTTTCCGTAATAACAATATTTGACCATGGTGACTTGGGAAACGCTATGGGAAGCAGGGTAATGAGTTTTCACAAGGTATTCCCTTCCAATCATAATTGTACGACTCGCTTATCAGAGCTGGAAATGGGAACTGAAATATCCTTGTGGGAATAAACAATACCCTCGACCCAGTCAATTGGTGATAGATCTTCGAGAGTGTGGCAGAGAGTGAGGGGTTCTCTTCATAGGATACTGTTCCTCAGCGTTTAGGATCCAGTTCCTCAGTGTGTATaatcctgttcctcagtgtgtgggatactgttcctcagtgtgtaggatcctgttcctcagtgtgtgggatactgttcctcagtgtgtaggatcctgttcctcagtgtgcgggatactgttcctcagtgtgtgggatactgttcctcggtgtgtgggatactgttcctcagtgtgtgggatactgttcctcagtgtgtggatcctgttcctcagtgtgtaggatactgttcctcagtgtgtgggatactgttcctcagtgtgtatgatcctgttcctcagtgtgtaggatactgttcctcagtgtgtgggatactgttcctcagtgtgtaggatcctgttcctcagtgtgtaggatactgttcctcagtgtgtgggatactgttcctcagtgtgtatgatcctgttcctcagtgtgtaggatactgttcctcagtgtgtaggatcctgttcctcagtgtCAGTTCCTGTgcgggatactgttcctcagtgtgtaggatactgttcctcagtgtgtaggatcctgttcctcagtgtgtgggatactgttcctcagtgtgtgggatactgttcctcagtgtgtaggatactgttcctcagtgtgtgggatagttcctgtgtgtgggatactgttcctcggTGTGTAGGtgtcctcagtgtgtgggatactgttcctcagtgtgtgggatactgttcctcagtgtgtaggatactgttcctcagtgtgcgggatactgttcctcagtgtgtgggatactgttcctcagtgtgtgggatactgttcctcagtgtgtaggatactgttcctcagtgtgtgggatactgttcctcagtgtgtgggatactgttcctcagtgtgtaggatactgttcctcagtgtgtgtgttcctcagtgtgtgggatactgggatactgttcctcagtgtgtgggatactgttcctcagtgtgtgggatactgttcctcagtgtgtgggatactgttcctcagtgtgtgggatactgttcctcagtgtgtgggatactgttcctcagtgtgtgggatactgttcctcagtgtgtgggatactgttcctagTGTGTGggatcctgttcctcagtgtgtgggatactgttcctcagtgtgtgggatactgttcctcagtgtgtaggatactgttcctcagtgtgtgggatactgttcctcagtgtgtaggatcctgttcctcagtgtgtaggataCTGTTCctcctgttcctcagtgtgtgggatcctgttcctcagtgtgtaggatcctgttcctcagtgtgcgggatactgttcctcagtgtgtgggatactgttcctcagtgtgtaggatactgttcctcagtgtgcgggatactgttcctcagtgtgtgatcctgttcctcagtgtgtaggactgttcctcagtgtgcgggatctgttcctcagtgtgtaggatactgttcctcagtgtgtgggatactgttcctcagtgtgtaggactgttcctcagtgtgtgggtgttcctcagtgtgtatgatcctgttcctcagtgtgggatactgttcctcagtgtgtgggatactgttcctcagtgtgtaggatcctgttcctcagtgtgtaggatactgttcctcagtgtgtgggatactgttcctcctgttcctcagtgtgtgggatactgttcctcagtgtgtgggtgtTCCTAGTGTGTGggatcctgttcctcagtgtgtaggatcctgttcctcagtgtgtgggatactgttcctcagtgtgtaggatcctgttcctcagtgtgtgggatactgttcctcagtgtgtgggatactgttcctcagtgtgtgatactgttcctcagtgtgtaggatcctgttcctcagtgtgtgggatactgttcctcagtgtgtgggatactgttcctcagtgtgtaggatcctgttcctcagtgtgtgggatactgttcctcagtgtgtgggatactgttcctcagtgtgtaggatcctgttcctcagtgtgtaggatactgttcctcagtgtgtgggatactgttcctcagtgtgtaggatcctgttcctcagtgtgtgggatactgttcctcagtgtgtgggatactgttcctcagtgtgtaggatcctgttcctcagtgtgtgggatactgttcctcagtgtgtgggatactgttcctcagtgtgtgggatactgttcctcagtgtgtaggatcctgttcctcagtgtgtgggatactgttcctcagtgtgtgggatactgttcctcagtgtgtaggatcctgttcctcagtgtgtgggatactgttcctcagtgtgtgggatcctgttcctcagtgtgtgggatactgttcctcagtgtgtaggatcctgttcctcagtgtgtgtaGGCCCATCCGTGTCAGTAACCTCCTATGACAAGCTGTTCCAGTGTGGTACCCTATGACAAGGTCACGATACCCTATGACAAGGAGTGGGTCACATCCTAGTGACAAGGAGCTCACACCCTATGACAAGGAATCACCACCTATGACAAGGAGTCACACATCCTAGGACAAGGATCCTATGACAGGTGTGTCACACACCCTATGACAAGGAGTCACACACCCTATGACAGTGGTCACTGTTCCTCAACACTGTAGTCACCACATGTACTATGTTTCCTCAAGGAGTCACGACATCTATGGCCAGTAGTCACTCATCCTTAGTGCCTGTTCCTcggtgtgtgggatactgttcctcagtgtgtgggatactgttcctcagtgtgtgggatactgttcctcagtgtgtaggatactgttcctcagtgtgtgggatactgttcctcctGTTctgtgtgtgggatactgttcctcggtgtgtgggatactgttcctcagtgtgtgggatactgttcctcagtgtgtgggatactgttcctcagtgtgtgggatactgttcctcggtgtgtgggatactgttcctcagtgtgtgggatactgtttcctcggtgtgtgggatactgttcctcagttcctctcagtgtgtgggatactgttcctcagtgtgtatgATCCTGTTCCTGTGTGTAGGATACTGTTCCTAGTGTGTATGATCctgtgtgtgggatactgttcctcagtgtgcgggatactgttcctcagtgtgtaggatcCTGTTCCTGTGTGTAGGATACTGTTCCTcggtgtgtgggatactgttcctcagtgtgtgggatcctgttcctcagtgtgtgggatactgttcctcagtgtgtgggatactgttcctcggTGTGTGggatcctgttcctcagtgtgcgggatactgttcctcagtgtgtaggatctgttcctcagtgtgtaggatcctgttcctcagtgtgtgggatactgttcctcagtgtgtgggatactgttcctcagtgtgtgggatactgttcctcagtgtgatactgttcctcagtgtgtaggatactgatgggatactgttcctcagtgtgtgggatactgttcctcagtgtgttcctctgtgtgtgggatactgttcctcggtgtgtgggatactgttcctcagtgtgtgggatactgttcctcggTGTGTGGgatcagtgtgtgggatactgttcctcagtgtgtgggatactgttcctcagtgtgtaggatcctgttcctcagtgtgtaggatactgttcctcagtgtgtgggatattGCTCCTCAGTGTGTATgatcctgttcctcagtgtgtaggatcctgttcctcagtgtgcgggatactgttcctcagtgtgtaggatcCTCTGTTCCTTGGTGTGTAggatcctgttcctcagtgtgtgggatactgttcctcagtgtgtgggactgttcctcagtgtgtgggatcctgttcctcagtgtgtgggatactgttcctcagtgtgtgggatactgttcctcagtgtgtgggatactgttcctcagtgtgtaggatactgttcctcagtgtgtgggatactgttcctcagtgtgtgggatactgacTGTTCCTCagtactgttcctcagtgtgtgggatactgttcctcagtgtgtgggatcctgttcctcagtgtgtaggatactgttcctcagtgtgtaggatactgttcctcagtgtgcgggatactgttcctcagtgtgtaggatactgttcctcagtgtgcgGGATACTGTTCTCAGTGTGTATgatcctgttcctcagtgtgtaggatactgttcctcagtgtgcgggatactgttcctcagtgtgtataggatcctgttcctcagtgtgcgGGAtaggatactgttcctcagtgtgtaggatcctgttcctcagtgtgtaggatactgttcctcagtgtgtaggatactgttcctcagtgtgtgggatactgttcctcagtgtgtaggatactgttcctcagtgtgtgggatactgttcctcagtgtgtgggatactgttcctcggtgtgtgggatactgttcctctgtgtgtgggatactgttcctcagtgtgtgggatactgttcctcagtgtgtgggatactgttcctcggtgtgtgggatactgttcctctgtgtgtgggatactgttcctcagtgtgtgggatactgttcctcagtgtgtgggatactgttcctcagtgtgtaggatactgttcctcagtgtgtgggatactgttcctcagtgtgtgggatactgttcctcagtgtgtaggatcctgttcctcagtgtgtaggatcctgttcctcagtgtgtgggatactgctAAAGTAGTCACAACGACATCCTAGGAAAAGTACCTCAGTGTGTAGGATACTGTTCCTcggtgtgtgggatactgttcctcagtgtgggatactgttcctcagtgtgtcctgttcctcagtgtgtaggatactgttcctcagtgtgtgggatactgttcctcagtgtgtaggatcctgttcctcagtgtgtgggatactgttcctcagtgtgtgggatactgttcctcagtgtgtaggatactgttcctcagtgtgtgggatactgttcctcagtgtgtgggatactgttcctcagtgtgtgggatcctgttcctcagtgtgtgggatactgttcctcagtgtgtgggatactgttcctcagtgtgtaggatcCTGTTCCtggtgtgtgggatactgttcctcagtgtgtgggatactgttcctcagtgtgtgggatactgttcctcagtgtgtaggatcctgttcctcagtgtgtgggatactgttcctcagtgtgtgggatactgttcctcagtgtgtaggatcCTGTTCCTtggtgtgtgggatactgttcctcagtgtgtgggatactgttcctcagtgtgtgggatactgttcctcagtgtgtatgATCCTGTTCCTCGGTGTGTGGGATACTGTCCCTCAGTGTATATGATCCTGTATCTCAGTCTGTAGGATCCTGTTCCTCGGTGTGTGGgctactgttcctcagtgtgtaggatcctgttcctcagtgtgtgggatactgttcctcagtgtgtgggatactgttcctcagtgtgtaggatcctgttcctcagtgtgtgggattcTGTTCCTCaatgtgtgggatactgttcctcagtgtgtaggtTCCTGTTTCTCAGTGTGTGGGATATGTTCCCGAGTGCAGTGGATAAGGACCATGACCATGGCTTCCAGCACCACCTTCTGAAGAGCCACTGTGTGAAATCCAGGCATATTTCAAAAAGAAACGCACAGTGCTGAGAGGGGCGCTGCATACATTATAGTCAAGAGTCACAGAGTTCATAGTTTTTAGCTTAATGACCTTATTGTTTTCATTATCTGCTGATCatatcattttgaaaatgttttcatggAGTCCATTCCCTGGGGTGAGATGCATTATCAGAGTTGTTTACTCCAGCTTATCATTAGCACATTCTTTTgtgccagaaacaaaacagaatgcTCATTGAAATTCTAAAACGAAGAACAAACTTGACAACTTACACATCTTTTCATGTAATGCCTGCGGTGCTTATCTCTGGATTGGTAGCTTCACTGGGTGTTTTTTACTTGTGCAGACATTGTGCTAATGAACATTTGGAGTAAAAAGTTTTAAGAATCTAGGTCTTaataaaggaaggaaaaaaaacacccccaataATGTTTAACActctagaaaaaaacaacaacaaaaaaaaaaacttagtcaTAAATTAAAAGATTTAGAACTATAAATGTGCAAATAACACATTGtagcaaatacatttcaaaacctgGTCTTTCATTTTTAGAGAAGCCTGATTTACCTATGCTAGAAAAATTTGGTtaggctgttttattttgtattcatattagccagttcgaaaaaaaaaaaaaaaagataatatagaTTAATCAGTGAAACAGGATTCTTTTCGGAAAAATGATCACTCGCTGCTTGAAACTCCGCAATGCAACCTGGTTTCAAGGCAAGTTTTGAAggattttctttcaaaaaaatcTATCTTAACATACAAGCATGCTTACAATCGTACCAGCTAACTGTGATGAATGTCTAGACTCCAAACAACACAGGTCTGTTCTTAgtttaatacacaaaaacaattgtATCAGTGGGTGTTAGCTACTGgccaaaaaactaaaatgatatGGAGGATTATACAGACAAGCCTGCAATTAGACATGTGAAAAAACATTACGCAACACAGATATCTGCGTGGGGCTTGTTATCGCAGTTCAAGCCCTTCTTGCACAGAGATGTATGTAGCACTTTGGGTTCGCCGCTGTCACTGTAATTATGTTAGTCACACAAGCATGtaaaagaaagggggggggggggggggggggggggcattgtatAATTATGGTCCTGTTTACTTCAGCCTATAGGAAAAACAAATCATTCTGTGCtacaaaatgcaaataaactcCAACACTACAACACTCGCACGCATGAAAGAATTAGTATTTTTATGGCACACTGACCATATTTGCTTGCAATTATGTTATTCCTCAAACGTTGGTATCTGATTGGCTTCTGGGCATGTTACAGACAAATGTaataacataaaaatatgttttttcaatgGCAATATAGGGTTAAAGTATTGTACTGGACTCAACGCAGTCTTCGATCAGCTTATCTGCTAAACTAAATTTTGTAATGTgacaaactgcttttaaaaactgtttaccaggcaaatggcaaacatttaccatatatacagtatgcagacCTAACATTGTGCTGGTAACCAATTCCTTGCCTCTCTCTCATTCAGTGCTGTTGAGTCAAAACAGCTACTAATAAGCAAATACATGACTTCTCAATACAAGATCACACAAGTCTAAAGTCTCAGACGACGTGAGAtgtgaaggatatatatatatatatatatatatatatatatatatatatatatatatatatatatatatatatatatatataaagaactaACAGTTAATAAGGTGCTGTGATGAATGGGCTGGTTGTAACAGGAACTTGTGAATTGTGAGGATTTGGAGTTGTTTTTCAAGGTaggcatacatttaaataataatgcaaaaaaaatcagGTAACCTTCGACACTCACTGTTTCAAATCCACATTAACCCAACATTACCTGAGTGAAAGGAATTTGCGAGCGTTTTTTGTCATGCTTCAACGTGCCCCTCATCTGCCTTGCATCACAACCAATTCATTGTCTTTACTACAGAAAGACAGGGTGTTAAATTGCAGCCCTGTTCTATTGTTCAAAATGTCCTCTTCCACTGATAACTTTATACAGGAAAGCACGAAGGTAACAACCTATGGTAACCTTTGGTGTCACctttaaattgtaaataatttgaAGATATAGATTTCTTTGGACTCTGTCTGTACTGCAGAACTTCTCgtactccatagagttcacataacgagttttaaaaaatctacaacTTCAATAATAAAATGGCGAATGAAGGGGAAATGAATTCTTTATTACATCCCTTAAAAAGATTTTAGCTACAGTAATACTGCCCAGTTTCTTTCAGAAAATTATTCTGAAATAGAAACGAGAAATTGCACTGATAATGGTTATTGGGAActgaaaatagaaatgtgtgttaCGCGTGgaaaaaaacacagatattttaaaataaacacaaagaaatttgaaaaaaaaaatcaacaccacATGATCTTTACAAAAGTGtttcccatttatttaaaaaatgaaattaacaaaagTCATTTTCAGTCCGACACTGACACGCTGCGTCGTTCGAggattggaattgggaattgagaTGGAAAAACAGGACTGGACCTCAACCTTGTTTACAAATGCACATCTGTTGGAATGACTCTGGCGTCTCTGTCTCACAGAGGTGTATCCCAATCCAACACCTGTGCTCTGCAGGCGTTTTTAATGGCAGGTTCCAAGCCATGATCATGCAGGCTGGCATTTCAACTGCACGTTGCAACATTTCAAATACAAGAAAGAAAACCATCTCATGacaaaatactacagtataatacattattgcaaaaatacaaacactCCCAAGTATTGTACACAATAATATAGTCTGGTAGAGAGGTTCAGTGCTGCTCTGTTAACTGTTACAGTCCACATATTTCTTAACTAACATAAACGGCAACTTGTATCAACATACACACTAGCCACTTTACCTGAGCTTTCCTCCTCATTGGCAGTTGCTTTTACCCAGcggaaaacattaaaaatgacctAACAGTTATCAAAAAAttctgtgtacaaaaaaaaaaaaaaaaaagcacatattaAATATACAGACTATATTTGAAATGAGTTTTAATTGCACACACTGCAGACCCCTACCTGTCTAAAATCAACATACATCCATACAAAGAACAGTTAATAGCAGATACAATGGTGTGCTTTTTGCATGATTTGTTCGTGTGAAGAGTGATTATCCTATCAGAATGTACGCTGCGCCAGCGTGCACAAGTGTGAATATGTAGTAAAGGTCTGGTTTCTGAATCTCAAAGAGTCTATAAACTGGACGCTGTCTCTTCGGATGGTGGGATACTGAATGCTGAATGTCCAGTTCACTGTAATCGAGCCCTGCTCACACTCAGGTTGATTTCCTCGGGGCTCTACACATAGTCCTTGCCTCCTGAGGGCATGGATCTAGTCTTAGGGTACTTCTGAGAGCCTGCCTGCCCCCCCTTGGAACACGAGGAGCTGCAGAGGAAGGCCCCCCCCAGGATACAGAGTGTTGCGGCCCCCCAGCCAATAAAGAGAGCCATGCCAAACTCGTATCTGCAGAACAGAACAATGAGGGGAAACAGGTCAGAAACATCAGAGCCACCCTGAGCTGAATCAGAAATTCATTTTGAGGGGTGCGATTCCACCATTTAAACATGAACAACAGCAATACAGTATTTGAATCACTAGATTTGTGTTGTGGCATACAGCATGGTAATCCACATAATGCATGCAGCCACATTACTAAACCGGCATGTCACAGTAAAACTCCACACGTAGTACAGGACTTTTAATAGAATCATTTACTTTGTGTTGGTCGGAGTAAATGGGTTGTAGAAATCCTGTGAAATTCTGTGACCATACCAGGATGTAGCCACCAGAGCCGAGAGACCTGTGGACAATACAGAGTGGTTAATAAGAGCCATAAACTGACACAGCTCAGTGCAGCTACATCAATATAGACTGGAACCAATCTCATAATGGGAGTCACAAACTGATACAGTACAGCGCAGCTCCATCAATATAGACTGGAACCAATCAAATAATGAGAGCCACAAactgatacagtacagtgcagctcCATCAATATAGACTGGAACCAATCTAATAATGAGAGTCAATAActgatacagcacagtgcagctcCATCAATATAGACTGGAACCAATCAAATAATGAGAGCCACAAACTGATACAGCACAGCGCAGCTCCGTCAATCTAATAaacgtttaccacagtatttttgaaCAGTTCTTTGGCTGTTTTGgctatgcttttcccatagttatacgaTACATTTACAATAGCTTACCCTTACTTTCACTATTCTTCACTGCACTTCACTGTGGTGAACTTGTGTAAGGGCAAGGCATCTGCAAAACAGCCACTAAATAATGACCTACAATCTAATCAATGCAATACTGGACCCAGTCTTGTGCAAGAGCAATGGAACCTCCTGAGTGACGTTTAACTCCTCAAAGCCCACAGTAAAAAACATATTGGGGTTTATAGGTCTATAGCTACAGTTCTGTTAGTGCTGCCCTCAATTATACTGTCAGTCCCCTGACTCTGTACCTGCCGTGATGAAGACGGCTCCCCCGGTCGTGGCAATGCGTGATTTTTTCTGCTTGTCGTCGGCGAAGCAGGTGGTGCACTTCATACCCAGCGACGCAATGAGAATGGCAAAGAACCCCAGGAAGATGCCCAAGATCATCAGAGCCCTTGTGGTCTGGACACTGGCTACAAGACAGGAGCAAAACACATGATCACAAAGAAGCCAAATGGAATTCCACTGAAGATCATTTAGCGGAGAAGCGGTGCGATGCTGAACGCTGAAGTTCCCTTTAAAACAATAACCACTGCAACTGCAATATAAGATCACTTGGAGGCACTGTGCCAATGAACAACCCTGCCTGATTTAGTCAGGGGTGCCATTAAGTGGTTTTGCTTATGTTTTCCTGACCTGCAGCATCTGGATTTATGTTGATCCAAAATTAGCAATAGATGCAATGCAGCTTTATGACAGGTTACTTTTTGGTTTGAAGCTAGCGATAGGGCCCTGGGACATGCCAGTGATGAAACATACTCTGGGATCACAACTGTTCAGTTTCCCCACTGACTGAAAGTGTGTTCTGCTACATTTACTCTCCAGCAAGTTAAACAAGGTGATTCATATCTGATGGAGGTGTACAGTAGATCAGATCCTCATGTGCAAgtcaagtggggggggggggggggggggggtatgtaacTGCCTCGTGAGAGGGTGTCAGGTGGTTTCGGTTGGGCGTAGTTACAGCAGACGTGTCCTGGACAGGTAGACACATGCAATGGGATAGGGGAACCTAGTGGGGTACCGGAACATCAACAAATCACATTTCTGCAAACAATAAATCGCATGGAGACAAACAAGGCTGCTAAGAAGACTGTGCTTATCACTATGTGGGTCCAGAACACCCACTTCCAGCTCAAGATTGGGTATTCAACAGCCTTCCGGTCTCCTTTTATTACAGAACACGCGGTTCT from Polyodon spathula isolate WHYD16114869_AA chromosome 11, ASM1765450v1, whole genome shotgun sequence encodes the following:
- the LOC121323700 gene encoding claudin-1-like, producing MANSGLQLLGFVLAFVGFVGLIASTSMPEWKASSYAGDNIVTALAIYEGLWMSCASQSTGQVQCKWFDSLLQLSASVQTTRALMILGIFLGFFAILIASLGMKCTTCFADDKQKKSRIATTGGAVFITAGLSALVATSWYGHRISQDFYNPFTPTNTKYEFGMALFIGWGAATLCILGGAFLCSSSCSKGGQAGSQKYPKTRSMPSGGKDYV